Within the Miscanthus floridulus cultivar M001 chromosome 17, ASM1932011v1, whole genome shotgun sequence genome, the region TTCCCTTTCTCGGGTAGCTCGCCATTTTTTTAAATCAGCACGGCGAGCTGAGCAGAGCAGCACTGCAGCAGCCAGCGAGTGAGTGTGAGCTCCCACTTCCATTGCCTGCTTGCTTCTGCTCCCCTGCATCCAGTCCAGCGGGCGCCGCCGGCACAGCGAACTCGCCGGCGAACATGAAGGGCGTCGACGATGCGttcctcggcgtcggcgacaAGCCGTGCGTCCCCTCCTCTCATCCTCCCCCACCTCTCTTGTCCTTTCGGTTTTGTTCTTTTACTGTCCTGTTCGGTTGTATTATTCTTGTTCTCTGCTAGGACAAGAATCTAGATTCGGGCCTGCATTTGAATATGCCTCACGCATCCTACTGCTACTTTTATTTATTCCCTTTTTTCCTTTATATAAGGGATGCTGTCTTTTGCTTAGGAACCAATTATTTACCTGCAGCAAAGTTACTATATATACTACTCCAAGCATGATTTCACCCTTTTTGTTATGAATGAAAAATATGGATCCTTATGATTCTGGAAGTGAATCTGGGATGCTAGGGGGGGAATGGCTACCATGATGCTGAAACTGAAAGCTGAATGTACCATTTAATCTGGCCAATTTACTTTCTCTATTTCACCCCTACTCTGTAAAAAAAATGTTGTTCCCATTTCCAGAGGGATGTCCATTTGGTGCATTGTTGGGAGCAGTCTGGTCCCAGTTGCAAAACCCCAGCACGGCAAGTTCTACACCGGCAGCACCTACATCATACTGAATGTATGTACTCCTATCTCTGCGCCAATCAGTCTCTCCAGGTGTGAAATTGTGTAGCTCGTTGCCAATTTACGCCGCTTGAGTTCACATGTTCTGTATTTTCTCAGACAGCCGAGCTGAAATCCGGGTTTCGCCGACACGATGTGCATTACTGGGTTGGGGAGGAGTCCAAAGAGGTGTGTGCTCTTGAATCTTGAATTCTTGATGCATCAACAATGGTCCCCCAAATCAAGACTTTTGCTTTGCTGTGCCTTTTTTTGGTTATGACTTTGTTTGTGTCCTCTGCACTGGGTTGTGGTTCTGGTCACCTAGGAAGATTGTCTCATGGCCTCAGACAAGGCCGTTGAGTTGGACGCGGCACTGGGCTCCAGCACGGTCCAGTACAGGGAGACACAGGGCGAAGAATCTGACAAGTTCTTGTCATACTTCAAACCGTGTGTCATCCCAGTACAAGGCTGCTTCTTTTCGCACCTGAAAGGATCTGGTGATAGATCCAACGCCGCCACGATGTTTAGGTGCGAAGGAGAGCACGTTGCTCGCGTCACGCAAGTAAGAGGTCTACTATCTCAAGATTTTCATTCGTTTGCTGAAATGCTGATGCAAGACAAACCTGCTGTGTTTCTAATCCTGTCTCAGGTACCGTTTTCACGGTCCTCTCTGGATCACAAATCGGTCTTTATTGTGGACACGCCGTCAAAGATTTTCCTTTTCAGTGGCTGTAATTCTAGTATGCAAACAAGGGCTAAAGCATTGGATGTTGTTAAGCATCTGAAGGAGAACCGACACTCAGGCAGATGTGAGATCGCGGCAATAGGTACAGCTATAGACAATTGATCTTGCAAAATAGTGGCTGGAAAGATGCTAGCTCTAATTTTGTTTACATTGTCACTGATTGTAGAGGATGGAAAGCTTGTTGGTGATTCTGATGCTGGAGAGTTCTGGAACCTGTTTGGAGGCTATGCGCCTATTCCTCGTGATTTACCTGACACAGTCAAGGAAGAGCCACCAACTGCACCATCCAAAAAACTTTTTTGGTAATTACTCCCTGCTTAATTTAGACTTAACTAGCCTGAAGTTGCACGTCGCGAGATGTTTGGTATGCTTTCCTGCCTGCAGGATCAATAAGAGAAACCTTGTTCCATTGGAGGCACATTTGTTAGATAGAGAAATGCTGAACTCAGACAGAAGTTACATGCTGGACTGCAGCACTGAAATATTCATTTGGATGGGGATGACAACACTGGTTTCGGAGAGGAAGTCATCTGTTACTGTCCTAGAAGTAAGCAGATGAAACCTCATTATATTCCTTTCTTCTTCTATTACTACAGGCGTTCAATGTTTGAAACCAATATCTTTTCATTTCTCTAGGATTATGTGCACTCCCAGGGCAGGTCATTCAACGTTGTCACATTTATTATGACAGAAGGCCATGAAACTGTTGATTTTAAGCTGCACTTTCAGCATTGGCCCAGGAATGTTGAGCTAAAGTTATATGAGGCTGGCCGAGAGAAAGTGGCAGGTGTGAGGACCATGGTGATTTTGTCCATCAATTGTTTTCATCTAGAACATTGTAAAGTCGTGATAGGGTCTGATGCCAGATCATGGTACAGCTATTTTCAAGTATCAGGGCTATGATGTCACAGAAATTCCAGAGGATAAACCTCAGCAGCTCATCAGTTGTAATGGCAGTCTGAAGGTAATGTTCCCTACCTAGGTGTTGATATGTGTGTACCATTTTAAAAAACATTAAAATTGATTGCAGGTGTGGTTGGTAGACCATGGTTGTACAAACCTCCTTAGCACTGAGGACCAGGAGCAATTGTACACTGGAGACTGTTATATCATACGGTACAGCTATGTGGAAGATGGAAAAGATTACCATCTGTTCTTTGCCTGGTCCGGTAAGAATAGTGTAAAGGTATGTTCTTCGTGCATGGAACCTTTTAATATATCAAAGAAAAGGCTGTTGAAAACATGGCCACAACTATTAGGATCCAGATCTATTGCTTGGCTCTGTTTGCACATACATGTGTGGCAATTGTTCAGTGTTTTGCATGTTACTTAACCTGTGCATTTACCTGCAGGACGATAGCATGGTGGCAACATCGTTAATGTCTAGCATGGCTGGTTCAGTCAAAGGGCATCCAGTTGTGGTCAGCTAATTCAGCCTTTCACCCCTAAAAAGTTCCACATATGTTCACTTGCTGTTTTATTACTTTATTTGCAACATGTATCTCAGGCACAAGTTTTTGAGGGCAGAGAACCAGAATTGTTTTTCTCAGTGTTCAGGTCACTAATCATATTCAAGGTACGCAATGCGTGTTCATAAGTGTTTTGTTCTGCAGTCAATGCACTTGAATATTAATTAGAAAAATAGGAGCGAAGCAAATGCATAACATGGAAATTAATACTTCGAGTCAGTGCAAAACTTGGATATTAATACTTGAATTTGTTGTCTTATTTTCTTTCCAGGGGGGCAGGAGTGCTGCATATAAGAATTCTGTTCTAcagaaaaatcctagaaatggaTATCATCAGAAGGAAGGAGTCGCCCTGTTCCGTGTTCAAGGTCTTAAACATGATTGTGTGCAGGCCATTCAAGTTGATCTGGTGAGTTTGCTAAACATAAGGACCATACACACACAATCAGCTTCATAACCTGAATCATACATACATTACTTTGATGCTGCTCTAAAATCTTTTCCTGTGCATGGATTACTTAACTAAATGCAGGTTGCAAGTTCACTTAATTCCTCACACTGTTATATTTTGCAAGACAACGGTTTGTTCCTTACCTGGTTAGGAGGCCTCTCTTCACGAAACGATCATAATATACTTGACATGATGATGAGCAAGTTGTGTGTAAGGAGAATATGGCATGCAAATCCTTCTTTTCTTCTCAGTGATGATGTTGAATCTTTACAGACCATGTACATTCTCTTCTGAACTATTGTAGCACCATTTTTGCAGCCGATGAAACAGTCCTTGGTTGTCAGAGAAGGCTCTGAACCGGATCACTTCTGGAAAGCTTTGGGAGGACGATCAGAGTACTCGAAAGAGAAGCGTGTGAAGGGTTGGCCTGCAGATCCACATCTGTATGCTTGTAGATTTGAACAAGGTATGCAGACATTTTACACTGAACTTTAGATAATATCGTTGCATAGAATGTGTCTCTAAgcccaaaggatgatctctttgCAGGTTTGCTCAAGGTGAGTGCTACCTTACTCCTTCCAATGATCGGCTAACTAGTATCTTGCAGGATCTGAAGCATGCCAAATAAACCctgtttttttaataaaaaaataaaccaTGTTGTGGTTCATATCTTTAAGGTCAAGGAGGTATTCAGCTTCTGTCAGGACGACCTGGCAACTGAAGAAACATTGATTCTGGATTGCAATGACGAAATCTACGTTTGGGTTGGGCTACACTCGGATATTACATCCAAGGAGCAAGCTCTCAATATTGGCAAGGTCACTAGTGATTCAGAACTATGATTTGTTATTATTGATTCAGGAACAACGCCCTTTGAAACCTGAGTTCTCTGTTTGTTTCTACATTCCTGCAGATGTTCCTTCAGGATAGCGCTACTAACGGTGGAAGATCGATCGAAAAAACAGTGTATGCAATCACAGAAGGGGATGAGCCTGTATTTTTCAGAAACTTTTTCAGCTGGGACAATTCAAAGCAATCATCTGTAAGTTCAGAGCACACACAAATGGTGGACAATTCAAGATCTCATAAACTGCATCTCTGCAGTTCATCGATCAATGCATAAACAAACTCACCGGATGACAAGTCTGGTTTCTGTTGTACATGTAGATGGTTGGCAACTCATTTGAGAGGAAGCTGGCCGTCCTGAAAGGGGTCTCTCCAAAACTAGAGGTATTTGGCTACTTCTGAATGCTGCTAATTCATTCAGCCCCATATAGAGCAAAGAAACTGAACCGCTCAGTCTAGACAGATAGCCAGCCTATCCTTAATGCTCTGTTTGACTAGATTCCTCTGTAAAATTCCTACGTTATTGTCATGATATTGAGAGTTGAGAATTGAGACTGTCTGTGATGCAGGCACCGGACAGAAGTATGCGCAGGCTGCCGTCGAGGAGGCCTGGGATATCGTCGGAGCCGACCACACcggagcaccagcaccagcagcagctgACGGCGAGGAGGGCTTTCGGCTCCGCGTCTGCTGGGAGGTTTGTCAGGGAGCGCTCTCCAGCTGCCGCACCGCCAACGTCATCGCCATCTCCCAAAAGCCGTTCCTCGTCCTCGACGTCGTCGACGCCCACCGCAGTGGCACGGCGGCTCTTCCCTGCCTCGGTGCACGCGTCGGAGGCCGTGCACGTGGTCTCCACGGGGACAGCTCGACGACGGTGATAGCTGGCCGGAAGACGTTAGCCGTTGTGTAATCGTGCACGATTGAACCATCTAGAGTTGTACTAGACGATGGAGTTGTACCACCGGCGTAAGTACGTGTTTGTATACAGAATTTGCCTGTCACACACTGAAAGTTTCTATTTTGGAGTGTGAATTGTCGCCACTAAAAATAAGAAAACTAATAGGTTTCTCAGGTCGGAGCGAGGACGTCCGGCCCTCGCGTACTACGCCTGCTGACTGCGTTGCTCCGTTTCCAGTACATGCGTGCGGCGTGCGCCCACACGGGCCGATTTGTGGGCTTGTGGCCGCTCCGTTTCCTGCGCCTGCTGCTCGCGTCCTCTCCCCGCTCTCACATGCATGCACCGGGGCCTAGCAAGTGGCTAGTCGGTCTCACTGCATCAAGTACACTTGAAACATCTGGATAAAAAATTTGCATCTTacgtctaaaatagatgaaacatttatgATATACACTTGAAACTTTATTGTAACATGtccaacatcccgatctacttttgaaacatccagatgtaacacttgcaacatacaaaaagaagacagatgaaacacttggaaaatacgtctgaaacacttgtaaaaaaaacacttgaaaatacTTGAAAAACCATTACAAACATTCGCAACATCCGATAAACACGCTTACAACATAAGTGTgtcacatatgcaacatctagataaacacacttacaacatacgtccgaaaaaacaaataaaacattaggatagacgcttgcaacatacgtgtacaaccattgcaacatatgcaacatcttaaTCTAAGTTTGCAACATCCGTACGAAACGCTTGCAAGAtatctctaaaacatctgaaacatttgaattttacacttgcaacatgcatcgtaTCCCGGTGTGGCCTCCTTCACTGTCTGCATCGGAGCGCTGGCGCGCCGCCGCCTTAGCAGGAGGCGACGCCGGAGGGCTTCTGCGCCAGGGCCCGATGCTTCTCCTCGTGTTGGCAACGGCTGTTGGCGTCGTCGGGCGACGTAGGCAGGGGAGCAGGAGCAGCGGGGTGGGCGGGCGGAACAGGAGCAGCAGGGCGGGCGCgcagagcaggagcagcagggcggACGCGTGGAGCAAGAGCAGTGCCGGGAGCAGCATCAGGAGTGGCTGGACGGGCGCGCGGAACAGGAGTAGGGGTCGGGGCAGCCTTGGTCCAAGGTGTAAAACATCGCGGCGGATGCAGCGGATGCGAATGGAGAAAATatcgaagtttttttttttaaacagtGCATGCCGTGATGAAGGGAGCAGGCCTGTGAAGCGGTCCGCAGGAAGGATCCTGTTCTCACATTGTGTTAAAAAAATGGTTCCTCACATTTCTAAAACTTTTCCAACATTTAGTTAATAGCTGACCatttaattatattttttttgccaaaataaatgTCTGGTATCTGTTATGAAATTTCGTTTGTCGTATTTGTCTAGTATCTGTTATGAAATTTCGTTTGTCGTATTCATGCTCAATTAACAGTATTAGTGTTTTATAGTGCAAAATTCTAATTTCGAAATTCGGTAGGTTTCGTTTGAATTATTTTTCATGTATAAAAAAGTATGGGACTCAAATATATTCTAGCTGAGCCCAACTCATTTTATTTCTCTTGTGCTCTCTCCCAAACCGGCCGAGACTCCTATTCTCCACTTGGCCTAGCCCATCTGACTAACTGGGGCGCCGTTTGTCGTCTCCTCTCCGGTCACTCGGGTGTTGTCtgcctttttctgtttttttttatctttttcctCAGTGTTTGGTAAGCTTGAGGTTACTAATATGTACTGTCATTAATTCCCTTTTAATGAAAAAATACATGCTTTGCAAGGTCGCAAAAATATGATTGCTATACTACCGAAACaagctaagagcatctccagtagTTTCCACGTGGGGGTTAGATCCCGGATACCCATAGCAGATCATAtaggctacgcccctaggggcgacctagcccacaagacgaagccctgcggggcacgactcttctcggtgcctcccgcaagacaccgggaagatatcctgaagatactacgagatctgttaggatacgtatgatcccaagattcctataatcagttattactttccggttatctctcagatctaaccgacttgtaaccctgctccccagactatataaggcggacagggagcccctccaaactcacgcaatatcatacgatagctaatacaaaccaacagaccacaggagtagggtattacgtcacactgacggtctgaacctatctaactcgtgtgtctctgttgccttcttgttcttgatctcacgcttatCTGTCgaccaatctaccttcgtgggatacccctcggaggactgccgacgatattctgtcgacagttggcgtgccaggtaggggtttgCGTGCTGTtttcttgtcgaacaagatggcttttccaTAGGCGCTTCGTCCCTCCcccagcccggccagatcttcacggttggatcgatctcgtggatcatcaacgctgatggagtcggagagctcctcgagccggtgcagatcgattctgcgccgatcacccccgcacctgcgactacagatccgatctcggaaccacctccgaagGTCGCCCTCATTGACGACTCgctgcccgcttcctcgctaacagaggaggcagatcaacaatgacgatctgatcgcatccatcgatcgggtttgtctcaagctcgccgattgtctttccatcgccgaattggctctggacactctagttcagcgtcgaccaccctccgatctagatctatcggaggctgctcgagaaactctaggggttacgaccctacccttcgggttcgccaacgctgccgccgccgcttatcaagatgccctaaggggcaaattcaccgaccaggttaGAGATATCTATCCTCTCGTCGACCACAAGCGAGCTGCCCGCGTCGCcaaccagataatgccataccccaccgaccagacattctgtctaaagctaagtcacgctttaatattcttctaaatattctccaatcttcgtatatcgccataatgtttctccgagctattttttccatatttgctctccaaacaattttctgaaccccccgaacagtcatgttgatgcttggacgtctccagagacggccctgtctccggttcctctctacacgtgccacgggctccgcgctctgcgttatgggtggtcggcagcggctccttggtcacgcctgttcctcctatatGTGCACGGACTCCATGCTCAacgttatggttaataggctagctagggctggagactcagctacacactaactgtttgggcggtttgtattaaatataaatacatcttcacaccaactgatcaccgagctacatacgctatttcatcgccattgctgatttttctctggagttcatatatttttacatcatgtactacccgttctacatatttgtattgcaggatcatcattcaggtggtcggaccacctagtgctcggacttctctatcgattaactggtcggaccgctaggttcatggacttcatcaccgaccagttgatcggactgttcgccggtcgcttctactcaatgctcacttcgtcgccgaccagttgaccagactgctcatcactcgtgcttcatcgccagatacgccgaggactcctcggtgctcggacatcgccggctacgccggggactcctcggtactcGAACATCGCGGGCTACAcgggggactcctcgatgcttggacatcgccagcgacactagggagtcctcggtgctcggacatcgccagcgacgttggggactcctcggtgcttggacatcaccagctacgtccgagactcctcagtgctcggacatcgccagcaacgttggggactcctcggtgctcggacatcgccatgtacgccggggactcctcggtgctcggatatcgccggctacgtcggggactcctcggtgctcggacgtcgctagctacaccaaggactcctcgtcgctcggacatcgccaacgacgccggggactcctcagtgctcgaacatcgccggctatgccggggactcctcggtgctcggacatcgccagctacaccggggactcctcggtgctcgggcaTCGCCAACTACGCCGAGGACTACCTCGATGGTCAAATCTTGCTACGCCTCATCAGTgtactatcaagctgctccatgctgttcggatcatggtgctgatcttgggcagcacgtttggggtcttgatacacgcataTCAGACAACGTCGGCATGCTTTCagatttctttttctttgaccctgctacaagattcattcttcatcttccagcaggctcggggactaagtgggcacacttcaccttgcgatgaatgtgcgcttttcgatTCAAGGCTCCGTccgtggactggttgcctgctcggccggtctactgcctttcttctactttggaccctagcaccacatgactacgtcatctattgtcaggctcggagactaagtgggcacactttacctcacagtgagtgtgtttgctttattctggaagactccgcgcctctttttctcatggtcggactctaaatgGGCATACTTGGTCCATtacgaagaaattttcgattctgagcttgagctccttacacccttatggtaagccgtacttgggttatgTTGCTCGGAGACGATACATGCTgcttggcaactcatcacggtggtcgaagcatgagtttgactgctcggctttgttcgcacctgctcggactagctcaagacggtgttgcacaacgggtacaaggcgctcgggaactagctgtggggggtacgaccctggatacccatggcagaccacatgggctgcgcccctaggggcgacccagcccacaagacaaagccttgcggggcacgactctgctcggcgcctcccgcaagacaccggaaagatatcctaaagatactacgagatctgttaggatacgtatgatcccaagattcatgtaatcagttattacttttcggttatctcttagatctaaccgacttgtaaccctgctccccgactatataaggcgggcagggaccccctccaaactcacacaatattatacgatagctaatacaaaccaacagaccacgtgagtagggtattacgtcacactgacggcctgaacctgtttaactcgtgtgtctctgttgccttcttgttcttgatctcactcttctctgccgatcaatctaccttcgtgggatacccctcggaggactgccgacgatattctgtcgacacactCCCAATCTAGATATTTTTGGGCAAGATTAAAAAAACTATTCTCCAAGGACTCTCTATCTCAACTCATAATATTTCTGCACTTGCAAAAATCAACCAAATTGCATGGATATATACAGGATGGGCCATGCTAGTGTCTGGATGTCTAGATAGACAGGCGCGTTCGGACGCCCGCGCATACCGTTGCGCCTGTCCACGTGCTGTTGCGCCCCATGCCTCCTGCTACTGCTATGCCTGCCTAGAAGAGCATGTACATGGGCCCGCCCAGCTGCATGCGAGAGAGAGGGAGCACACCGCGCGTACCCCAATGAGAGAGAGAACACAACGCGCGTGCCACAATACGAGAGAGACCAATGCGAGAAAGAGGGAGAGAGCATAGTGCGAAGAGCCGGACCCATGTGTTGACCTTAGCTGCATGCTCCACCATGGGGGACCAAGCCTAGTGATGCAGGGGCACCTGGTTCTGTGTCCATTGGGTGCTCGTCCGCTCTGACGCTCTATATGCGCGTAAGCACTTTGACCAAGGGGTGCTTGGCAGTTTGGGCAATTAACGTCCGTTCGTGCACGTCCGACTGATAGAGCTGGCCCGCATGACAGAGATAGGCAGCGCTGGATGGGTGCGCGCAGCGCGTGCGTGCCCGCGAGTCAGAGCACGTGGGGAGCAGCACTTGCTGGAACATACTAAAACTAGGTGAAACAATTGAaatatatatttgcaacatatgtgtataaccaCTGCAATATATGCTACATCTAGAcaaaataattacaatatatgTCTGGAATAGGTGAAagatttggaacatacacttacaacatacatgtatagccattacaacatatgcaacatccagatgaaaacatgcaacatctagataaaacagctgaaacatttggaaaacacacttgcaacatacgtttgaaagagttaaaacatttaaaacatatacttgcaacacgAGTGTATAGCcgttgtaacatatgcaacatcagatctgctacttttgcaatatctagatgaaacataTATAACATACTTCTGAAACAAAACATGTGGTTGCAACATGTGCTCATCTAATTGCTGCCACCCAATGAAGACTCACTGAGGAGTGCAGCGCGAGGCACGATTGGCTCGCGGCACGAGGCACGGATGGAGCGTGACGCGAGGTACGGGTGGGGTGCGCAGCATGAGGCGGGTCTGA harbors:
- the LOC136517361 gene encoding villin-1-like isoform X1, translated to MKGVDDAFLGVGDKPGMSIWCIVGSSLVPVAKPQHGKFYTGSTYIILNTAELKSGFRRHDVHYWVGEESKEEDCLMASDKAVELDAALGSSTVQYRETQGEESDKFLSYFKPCVIPVQGCFFSHLKGSGDRSNAATMFRCEGEHVARVTQVRGLLSQDFHSFAEMLMQDKPAVFLILSQVPFSRSSLDHKSVFIVDTPSKIFLFSGCNSSMQTRAKALDVVKHLKENRHSGRCEIAAIEDGKLVGDSDAGEFWNLFGGYAPIPRDLPDTVKEEPPTAPSKKLFWINKRNLVPLEAHLLDREMLNSDRSYMLDCSTEIFIWMGMTTLVSERKSSVTVLEDYVHSQGRSFNVVTFIMTEGHETVDFKLHFQHWPRNVELKLYEAGREKVAAIFKYQGYDVTEIPEDKPQQLISCNGSLKVWLVDHGCTNLLSTEDQEQLYTGDCYIIRYSYVEDGKDYHLFFAWSGKNSVKDDSMVATSLMSSMAGSVKGHPVVAQVFEGREPELFFSVFRSLIIFKGGRSAAYKNSVLQKNPRNGYHQKEGVALFRVQGLKHDCVQAIQVDLVASSLNSSHCYILQDNGLFLTWLGGLSSRNDHNILDMMMSKLCPMKQSLVVREGSEPDHFWKALGGRSEYSKEKRVKGWPADPHLYACRFEQGLLKVKEVFSFCQDDLATEETLILDCNDEIYVWVGLHSDITSKEQALNIGKMFLQDSATNGGRSIEKTVYAITEGDEPVFFRNFFSWDNSKQSSMVGNSFERKLAVLKGVSPKLEAPDRSMRRLPSRRPGISSEPTTPEHQHQQQLTARRAFGSASAGRFVRERSPAAAPPTSSPSPKSRSSSSTSSTPTAVARRLFPASVHASEAVHVVSTGTARRR
- the LOC136517361 gene encoding villin-1-like isoform X2 codes for the protein MKGVDDAFLGVGDKPGMSIWCIVGSSLVPVAKPQHGKFYTGSTYIILNTAELKSGFRRHDVHYWVGEESKEEDCLMASDKAVELDAALGSSTVQYRETQGEESDKFLSYFKPCVIPVQGCFFSHLKGSGDRSNAATMFRCEGEHVARVTQVPFSRSSLDHKSVFIVDTPSKIFLFSGCNSSMQTRAKALDVVKHLKENRHSGRCEIAAIEDGKLVGDSDAGEFWNLFGGYAPIPRDLPDTVKEEPPTAPSKKLFWINKRNLVPLEAHLLDREMLNSDRSYMLDCSTEIFIWMGMTTLVSERKSSVTVLEDYVHSQGRSFNVVTFIMTEGHETVDFKLHFQHWPRNVELKLYEAGREKVAAIFKYQGYDVTEIPEDKPQQLISCNGSLKVWLVDHGCTNLLSTEDQEQLYTGDCYIIRYSYVEDGKDYHLFFAWSGKNSVKDDSMVATSLMSSMAGSVKGHPVVAQVFEGREPELFFSVFRSLIIFKGGRSAAYKNSVLQKNPRNGYHQKEGVALFRVQGLKHDCVQAIQVDLVASSLNSSHCYILQDNGLFLTWLGGLSSRNDHNILDMMMSKLCPMKQSLVVREGSEPDHFWKALGGRSEYSKEKRVKGWPADPHLYACRFEQGLLKVKEVFSFCQDDLATEETLILDCNDEIYVWVGLHSDITSKEQALNIGKMFLQDSATNGGRSIEKTVYAITEGDEPVFFRNFFSWDNSKQSSMVGNSFERKLAVLKGVSPKLEAPDRSMRRLPSRRPGISSEPTTPEHQHQQQLTARRAFGSASAGRFVRERSPAAAPPTSSPSPKSRSSSSTSSTPTAVARRLFPASVHASEAVHVVSTGTARRR